Below is a genomic region from Carassius auratus strain Wakin chromosome 2, ASM336829v1, whole genome shotgun sequence.
tacttatatttaaaaaaactacatgtaattgcatgtgtatttaatttctgtaattacatttataattacactattgacccatactttacaccttaaacCCATTACcccctaaacttacccatacctccaaccctcaccctaaccttacccctatcccacctcaatagcagcaaaagtgttttacaatacaatatgaacacaataagtacattgtacttatttttttatgtaagtacatagtagttaaggccacctaatataaagtgggaccatatatatatatatatatatatatatatatatatatatatatatatatataaacttttatcaAAACCAAACTCTTAAACAGTGTAACAGTAGGTTTTTTTAGCTGCTAGTTCTGGGGAAATTATACTTCTAATATCAAGCTTAAATAAGAAGCTATTAAACAATAGTACAAAAACAATGAGTTATGTATGTTAAAGTACAGATCCTTTCTGCCACATTGTGAGATACACCTGGACAAACATATGTTGACTGGattgaggcagatctgaatgtgagcttTCAGTATGTTGTAAGTGGACTAAATGATTGGGGAAGTCATGacatttatgacatttttattataaagcatgaggtcaaaaaaaaaatctattctaagattttctgaaaataaattttcattttccaaccTGACTGAAAGCAGCGTTTGTCACAGTTCCCATTATGCCCGATTTCTTTTACGGCTCTTTAGAGCACATATGAGTCTAAGTTCTTCTCTTTTTACAGGTTCACTTATGAAATATCCCCAGTCTTCATACTCATGGAGGAAGTAGTTCTGAGAAAAATGCATTCAATTATTGGATGGCCAGAGGAAGATGGAGATGGAATATTTTGTCCTGGTAACAAGCTGAAAGCACAAAAATACAGGACgcatttatatttgtgttttgaaaatgaacatTGGAACTTTGCTATCATTAGTATTTCATTAAACAGCTAATGGCTTTCTCTGCAGGAGGCACCATGTCCAATCTGTACAGTGTGTTGTTGGCTAGGTTCCATCTCTTTCCGGTGGTGAAGACCCAAGGGATGTCTGCCATACCTCGCCTGGCACTGTTCACCTCTGCGCACGTACATAATCTCATTATTGTTTCCTCCACTCTCAGCGGGCATGCTGTGGCAGTTCCACTTACTCAATGAGACACATAGCTCAACACATTTCAGCTATTACCTCCTCACCCACTGATTGGGAGGTCAGACGTTACGTGTCACAGCACAGCAAAGTGCTGATAAACTGAcgttaatttaaatatttcttgTTATGGTAAAGCAAAAGGTCAGATCATGTAAGCAGTTTGCCTGTGCATGTTTAACATACGTTTTCCTTATTAGAGTCATTATTCAATCAAGAAGTCTGCAGCAGTTCTCGGCATCGGCTCTGAAAACGTTATAGTCGTCAGATGTGATGAAAGGTTAGACTGGTGGATGGAATCATAGGTTCATAATGTGCAAGGTGTCCAGTTTAGCAAGAATAATACAACTTTTTGGTTTCTCTCTGTGAGGGGTAAGATGATCTCATCAGAACTGAACTCCAGCATCGAGACTGCAAAGTCTAAGGTTGGTCAAGTGAGCTGACTTTGAgctgaatatttttatttgtatttgtattttatatttatatttaaatattatatttatatttatatttataagtttGTTTTCTGGTTCCTGTACCATTTACGGATAAGAGCTCCATATAACATGCAACATTTCATATAACAGACCTTAGTCAGGTTAGACGACATACTGAATTTAACATGAAGCAAACAAGACTATTGACACTGCATGAAAGCCCTAATTTTTCCAACTAACAATTTTCTAAACTGTTTTATGGAGTTttcgttttattttgttttgattgttttccCCAGAAAAAATCATTATGTCCATTGAACGTACTGTACTTATATTTATCACAGCCTTGTTTTAATTCCTGTCTAAATTAAATGTCACAGTCCTGTTTAAGTTCTATAGCACTCTGTATTCAGATTGCCTTCTCAGCCAAACTCATCAGATCAGTAGAAATGTATCATATCAGTCCTTCAGTGAGCACTTGGaaacaattgtgactttatttcacTTCTATCTCTCTATGTTTTCATTACTGGCAACAACAGAATACTGTATACACAATGTGGGAACTGGATTACTGcagtataataaatgtttattaataggaCATTTTTATGCTTTTCTTAAGATTTTCTTGAAGGGTTGGTAGAGCTATTAAGATTTTCTTGAAGGGTTGGTACAGCTATTGCATATTAAATTAACTGCCAATGAAATGTAAATTTCTGCAGtgcacacattaaaaaatgaaggggaaaaaataGTCTAAATCCCAGCAGCTAGGACCTTGCACACCTGATATTCAGGTCAACAATAATTTTGCTCATGTGACTTAAGAAATTTCACACAGAAATTGTAAACATTTACTAAGAGACAgtaagtaacactgaattaaacataaaataaaataaactttaaaaagattattggaatatatttaacaataatttctgtttcggtctttctatttcaaaatgtcatgtttaattaaatgtgttatttgctgTGTCTTTGTAATTCATTATGAAATTTACtggcaatttctgagtaaaacgTTTTCTATGCCtaattttttcagtgtatgatATCTTGTGTCTACAACATTTAGCAAATCCCTGTTTGCTGTCTATAGGGTCTGGTGCCATTCTATGTCAACGCAACGGCAGGAACCACAGTCTACGGAGCCTTTGACCCTCTGAATGAAATTGCAGACATCTGTGAACACCATGGCCTATGGATGCATGTGGATGTAATGCATGTTATcttattatgtacattttattaaatgtagtcAAAATGAGGCAGTGCTTTAATATTCTCATCTGATTTAGGCTGCTTGGGGTGGAGGCTTGCTTCTGTCCAACAAACATTGTGTGAAACTGCAAGGAATTGAAAGGTAACCTAAATCAATCATTATGATTGTATAATTCATTCCTGTTACTCAATGGCACAAGCAACGCAAAGGTCATCGGTTTGATTCACTGGAAAATCATTAAGTGATCAAATTTATAGCTTGAGTGCAGTGCTTTGCTTGGATAAAAGCCTCCACTAAACGCGTAATTGTTAACTGGGAAACATAGCAACATTCAGTCCATTTAACTGTTAGGAGTGCACATATCAAGGTTTTGTGATGTAATGCTTTAAGCAAAAGCAATGTCAAACTCCAAAAGAAATCAGTTGCCTCTATCTGAGATTCATTGACACTTGTAAATTTGCTGTGTGCCATATGAAAATAATAGGGTGACTGTTTGCAAGGCTTGTAACATTTTCTGATCCCCTGTCTCTATTGATAACATGGCCAAATATCCTTTTTTACATGCTACCTTGTTGGACTCTCATGTTCCTTTTAAATCTTGTTGGCTAATACAAGGACTGCTTCATCTACATTAAATGTCAGCAGCCAGTTCTCTGAATGCTTCTTTAACAACCCTCTGTTTCATTTCCTCTAAATCAACACAAAGTGTCGCCTTCATTGCCATTACATTTGGTGTTCTGCAGAATAATTCACGTAATTTCTCTACAATTTTAGCTCCAAACGGAGTGTGGTGAAAGCACGTGGACATTGACTCTGAACATCGACATTGAACTGTCAGCCTAAACACTTTGTTACTTTCCTTTATTTTGTACTGATGGTTGGTCAGAACCTGCAATTACAGCCTTGCTTCTAGAATACATCAAATTGATACAAACTTTGTGTCTAATGGATTCCACCTCCGCTTTCACCTccatttcagaaatcattttatattttcaatgtgTATTTTAAATTGGGATTATTACAACATCTAACATCATCGTTTTATTCATATGCATTCATCCAGAGCCCATTCTGTGACCTGGAACCCACACAAGATGATGGGCGTCCCACTGCAATGCTCAACCATTCTAGTGAAGAGGAAGGTGAGCTGAGAATAAGGAGATATAAAAAAACCATGTagcaaaaaaatatacttttgtgAGTTTTTATCTGCTCTGAAGAAGCTGATTAACATACATTTACTTAACATATACAGGTATAGGTGAattttcacaaaatgtttttgttcaaaaGCACATGCCTTTGATGGCTTATATCGTGCCTCAGTGTCAGTAATATCAGCCTTTTGTGATGGTTGGATTTTTCCCTCAATTTTCCAGCATGACAAAGTTCACAGATCTCAAAATCAGTATCTGAACGCAAATGATGCAGACTGCAAAGCATGCAAGACAGACACATCTGGAATCTAGGTTTTGTCAAGAACAGTGGGCAGCTTTACTGCTCAGGACAAACCAGAAATTTCATACACATCACAACAGGCGGCATTGATTCTTGAGGAGCTATTGAAAACCTAGGCTATGTGTTGTTCTCAGGGCCTCCTGCAGGAATGTAATCAGCTGTGTGCCGAGTACCTCTTCCAACCTGACAAGCACTATGATGTGTCCTACGACACTGGGGACAAAAGCATTCAGTGTGGACGGCACGTAGACGTCTTCAAACTGTGGCTCATGTGGAAGGCAAAGGTCTGACAGACAATCTCCTTATTCAAACTAAATGTGCTTTCAACCACCTTCAGAAATCTGATCTGGAAAATGAGAGAGCTCCCAGATGGAAAACAGACATTTATGTAGTTATTTTTGTGGAGAAGTGAAGAAGAAAGAGGTGGAGGCAAAATATTGTTTGAAATAGTTTAATATCCAGAATTGAAAAGTAGGAATTGTACCCCAGTTattaaaaggaagaaaaagaaactaCAACATATTTGATTTATTCTTTGATGTAACAATATTCTATTATTCTTTTCTGTGAGTGAGCCTTTGGTTTCatctacttttaaaatgtttatttctctttattgattatttttttctcttttgcatTTTCTTATCGAGagagcaaatattaaataaattctttaCAGGGTTCTGAGGGTTTTGAAGCACAGATCAACCACTGCCTGGAAAATGCAGAGTATCTTTACTACAAGCTGAAGAGAAGAACAGACTTTCAGTTGGTCTTCAAAGGAAAGGTAATTGCCATGTTCCTGtgcattttcagcatattttaagATGAAAATTGCTGAATAATTCCAACAGTTGTTAGAGCTCATGGTAAATTTTTGGTTCCCCATGCATGatataaatcattgttttatgaTTTCATATGTTTCACATAACATTTCAGCCTGAACACAGTAATGTCTGCTTTTGGTATCTCCCAAAACGACTGCAAAGCATTCTTCCAAGCCCAGAGCGAGACAGAGAACTTCATATGGTAAGTCAAGAAATTAAGCCGTTTCATTTCATAATTAACCAGTAAATTCAGGAAGGCATTATGAATTCCCACAGGTGGCTCCGAAAATCAAGACGAAGATGATGGAGGAAGGATTCACAATGATTGGCTATCAACCTCTGGAAGACAAAGTGAATTTCTTCCGTTGTGTTTTCTCCAACCCAGCCACTCAGAGGGAGGACGTGGACTTTCTAATAGATGAAATCGTTCGTCTGGGCTGTGAACTGTGAAAATCTTTCTTATAATAATCACaggataaatatttatttatttatagcctTCTTTCTTCTTACATCTGAATCCAGTTACCAGTACATATACATGGCATTGTGAGCAAAATAATTTACAGCTTTCTTTTTGaatctttataatatatatatatatatatatatatatatatatatatatatatatatatatatatatatatatatatatatatatatatatatattagcaattattaataatttattcttcATCTAGGCGAAGTGTGCTATATGTGATCTCCTTTACAAATCCTGTAGCTTTTGACTAATGAATTAAGTTATAAATGAGGTTTGAAAGACATATTAGTGGAGCCACATTGACCAAAAGAAATAGATGGTCACATGCTGATTTTCATTAAACCAACACGCTGCTTAGAGATGAGTCATTCCTTATAACGTGACTAAATGGCACCTGCTCTCTATCAAGATCAACAAATAAAGTGCATTTTGAAGGAGAAGAAATCGGGATTTCTGCTCATTTGTTTTGCAGTGTACTAGTGCCTCCTGCTGGTATGATCTTCTAATGGTCGGGGCTACTAAATTGATAACTTAATTATGTGATTGTGAGAGACTGAACACTGTAGAAGTCACAAATATTCGTAATAACatcataagaataaaaataaactttttcagtGCACAAATCAATCACATTTTTGGTCTCCGTATGTCTGAATTTGTTTGTAGCTTGTTGGTTTTCATGCTTCGCTCTTTGTCCTGCACAAAAGGAATTTTATGTGAGAgtgattttacacatttatttatttgtataccaCCTGCTGTGCAAGCtccattagtaaaaaaaaaaaaaaaaaaatgatatagcaTGCAGGTCCCTCTGAATTTAGGTTTCTTATTGCAGCACAACCAATCAGCTGGGATAAATTTGTCTTCTAGCCCACAACTGACAGTTAAGATTGAAAATCAGTCAGAACAGCGTATTTTTTAACCCTTTTTATCCCAAACTCTTTGTCCTGACAATATTTTGTATCCGTATATTtcccaaatatatatatcaaaagcaGATGACAGCATCCTTGCACAGAGCATTAAAGGGATTTGTAAGGGTGTGTGACTGAGAAGATGGATTGTGTCAGTGGTGTGTGTTAATGGCCTGTTAAAGGCCCCTTTGGATAGGTGATTTACTCAAGTTTGAAGAGAAAATGACATGTGGACAACACCATCAATCATGTACAGTACTGCCTGGCACTTTGCATGATTTCAGCAAATGCATGCAGTTCTGTAGCATGTTGACATACAGGCCAAGGTAAATGAGGTGTGCTCTTTTGGCAGTTGTATATGCATCTACTCACAAAATAACAtgctaaaaaacaaacatattttaatatgaaacatttaattttcaaagCAATGCGTTGAATAAGaagttattcctttttttttttgctgctgttaACAGCTGTCACTCttctacatacacacatttatttatttatttagcagatgtTTCATCCCAAACAAAGCCCTTCCATTATATGTACAATCAAAGTCTTtaaagtacactgaaaaaaaaaaagatatatatttttttgtaggtgttttacctgtattttgaatttgcactgcattacattatattttcgagtgaacagaaatgtctgtaaaattaatGGATAATGTTCTGGCAGAACATTACCAGTACACTTTCCTGAATGTAGCTTTTTCACATCTCTGAGTTTTAAATGTGGAATTAAATGTAGTAGGGTGAATGTCTATGGTAGTATGGTCATCATTTCTACTTttgatgtcataattatgacttttgtctCAATTTCTCAATTTCAACTGTCATATCTTCTTTTGCTGCATTAGAAACACCACTGAagctaaatgattttttttttgctattccaGAGTAAAAGTACACAAAGTATAAGAATAgtgttataaatgcacatttaaaaaaaaattataataacactgatcatttatttaattgttttggaACATCATCATCACAGGCATGCTGGAACAGAAAAGATACAGTGTGTTCTGTAAATATTTGACAGCATAAGTTTATGCACCTGTGATAAAAGAGTGTAGCTGAATCAGTCAAACCTGTTTATTAAGAGTAAAACATGTGCAATGTCGGTACTGTCATTTGCTTGTCATTTGTAACaagatatttgtattttatatcatatCATGTGTCATCAAATCAGATATCAGGCCTATTCATAATCTTACTTGGCCTATCACAATTTAAAAGCATAGCAGAATGTATTTACAATATACAACCTTTTAGGAGCAATTAATAGCCATGTGGGCAGCACTGTGCACAACATGTGTGAGTCTCAGCTCAAGGTTCAggcttatttgttcatttatgatGTCATCAATGACTAGTCGACATCGATTCGACTTTCAACCTGTAAATTTCgccttttaaaaaatatgaagtCGTTCAACCCCAGTTTGTGTAGTAATTAATTTGTCCCAAAATTGTAAAAGTATAAATCCACATCACAATATGaaacaataaaatgcatacaACAGAGATACATGCTCTTTTTTTTATAGCATTCaaagaacaaaaatatttgtaacaaaaaaaaaaaaaaaaaaaacacaaatactgtCATCAATCAAGTGTGATGGGTGGTGTTGACAGCTTTTGATGGAGATGGGTGAGCCTCACTTTTGGATATCAAATATTCATATTCAGGAAAGTATTATTACTTAGATCGAAGATTATATAGAAAACACTTAAAGGGACTTTGCTTAGATATTATACATGAATCTATTGATTTAGGCTTAAAACAGTAACATAAAACTATTTATTACAGAggaatctaatttaatttaatgtccaACAAGTTGCTGATAACATCATTCATTATGTCTGGGGAAAATGCATCTGTGATTTATACTACCATTAACAAATTTGGtgccagtaagattttttaagatTCTGAAAAAAAGTTGCTTAagctcaaggctgcatttatttgatagtaAAAACTGgaatattatgtaattttatcATAATTTACAATAACGGTTTTCTTTcttaatctatttttaaatgtactttattcctttgatggctaggttgaattttcagcagtcattactccagtcttcactgtcacatgatccttcaggattCATTCAATCATTCTAATACTGCTcaggtgctaaaaaaaaaaaaaaaaaacttcttatcagtgttggaaactgCATTTTTGTGGACactatattctctttttttcaggcaggattcttcaatgaataaacattttaaaataaaatgtcttagatttttttcccttttgtatcaatgtaaaagtcttcactgctgaataaaagtattaacttttaatataataatatttggccCCAGTGATGAACAGTACTGTATTTGTGCAGCTTCTTAAGCAGCATGTAGAGTCAAAAGGTTCTTTCTTATcatataaatattcatttgttTTGAATGAAGTATAAATAGTCAAACAAATCAATCGGAGACTGGTGTTTTCTCTCATTTAATCCAAGGCAAAGTCACAAATGTAAAGAAACTGCTTAGTTGAAACACCATAAAACATAAACCAATCAAATACACACAGCaatgaacattatttaaaggCAGTGCAGCTACGTAGTAATATGTAATTTcatttctacattttatttttcagtcacaAACTGCACAACTCAATAATGCACAACTCTACTGTAGTATTAGAGACCAAGTTAATTTCCCTCAGGTACAAGACATGCAAATACATGGAGTCAATACAGCTAAAGAAtacctttttaattacatttctgcACATTAATTGAACACATTCCCTAAGAATGAACGAACCAGGGCTTTCATAGGCTTTTGAAATACCACAGATTGCATAGATTGTGCCCTTGACTTCTTTCATTCCCTTCTGCTCATCTACAGTATATAATCACCATAGGTATGTGATGTACCTAATCACAATCACATCTGAAATCACTTAAGAGATTGAACCATATTGGTAGGTCCTTTACAATTGATATTGATTAATCGGTCTCATCCACAGGAAATAATAGTGAAGCGTTTGGACACACAGGACATGTTATGCAACACGATACCGAGCAGAAAAATCAAAATGAATGCCACAAGTAGTACAGTGCAAACCCCTGTCCATGCTGTGGTCTTAACTGCCACCTCCTCCATCCCCTCCTCACCCGTGTCATCTCCCAGCACAAGGCTCCGGCCATCAGAGATGTTTAACACCCCAATGCTTTTAGGAACAAATCGGCA
It encodes:
- the gad3 gene encoding glutamate decarboxylase 1, translated to MRRSPGDIMELTQADRQHLDKSKQDTGSLGNTDDGLKYDSGRVAHDFSCIHSKELFPAEDGEEATKHFLQELVNILLDYINKSLKRSSKVLDFHYPHQLKEGLEGFSLELPDQPDNLEQLLVDCRDTLKYGVKTGHPRFFNQLSTGLDIIGLAGEWLTSTANTNMFTYEISPVFILMEEVVLRKMHSIIGWPEEDGDGIFCPGGTMSNLYSVLLARFHLFPVVKTQGMSAIPRLALFTSAHSHYSIKKSAAVLGIGSENVIVVRCDERGKMISSELNSSIETAKSKGLVPFYVNATAGTTVYGAFDPLNEIADICEHHGLWMHVDAAWGGGLLLSNKHCVKLQGIERAHSVTWNPHKMMGVPLQCSTILVKRKGLLQECNQLCAEYLFQPDKHYDVSYDTGDKSIQCGRHVDVFKLWLMWKAKGSEGFEAQINHCLENAEYLYYKLKRRTDFQLVFKGKPEHSNVCFWYLPKRLQSILPSPERDRELHMVAPKIKTKMMEEGFTMIGYQPLEDKVNFFRCVFSNPATQREDVDFLIDEIVRLGCEL